In a single window of the Streptomyces sp. NBC_00285 genome:
- a CDS encoding peptidase inhibitor family I36 protein, giving the protein MSGSHTAFTTDGVSNLAGYTFLSSGTGKGQAVKNNAASFWNASPDSIATVFYLSNFGGACDTFAPMASTDKLARTYNENASFDFDRNGSNCYKWN; this is encoded by the coding sequence ATGTCGGGTTCGCACACCGCTTTCACGACCGACGGTGTGTCCAACCTTGCGGGTTACACGTTCCTTTCCTCCGGCACCGGTAAGGGCCAGGCCGTGAAGAACAACGCGGCGTCTTTCTGGAACGCGAGCCCCGACAGCATTGCCACGGTGTTCTACCTCAGCAACTTCGGCGGCGCCTGCGACACGTTCGCCCCCATGGCCTCCACCGACAAGCTGGCCAGGACGTACAACGAGAACGCCTCTTTCGACTTCGACCGCAACGGCTCCAACTGCTACAAGTGGAACTGA